Proteins found in one Plasmodium knowlesi strain H genome assembly, chromosome: 12 genomic segment:
- a CDS encoding serine/threonine kinase-1, putative, translating into MIQENNKDCNDKYSSKYREYNYYRNYISDIKGKYMGFGNMQRDSPNAGRYFNDPQRNNNYYYYNREGNLHNSAYRNSYRNSYRNSIRNSIRNSNRNSYKDLHKNLYENSYQCSYHNGYHDSHNHLYNSGFDNAYRNEYSNEYNNAYGNSYGSGLKLLKGKRIRSFNSSSNSSRKGKLFKKFKNYDVDENMIRAYKNGRKRSYSSMREIDDHEQRHHKVYLESKYDHEEYQNNYIKGFNVSRKRNYYSYKKKLYNSDKRNYDTHFGQGNIFYNNEYYLFNDGSMLKRKKMYYGNKNSFRTNSRSYNGHLDRMNNRRKDSHRNGKCKATAAHPKETGSWGRGPSASSATSADSTVRECNYKDKDGKSNKSFKLKNSDTTRDDGTGKSNMRDEIMGNRRNLAACIDKEKGSHQSPRKYTRGVRKRKKAPDSYSGTRSGRRSRRRSTQRRRRRKDSLSSNDGTGTSSFSQRGSSYSSVENKKKHYSDRYSSESDEYTPSDESTDDISSRKKHNHKRNRTKISDMDDNSYRKKKKKKKENYDSDDEIVHFSWKKGMVLNNCYVVIRKMGEGTFGRVLLCQHMDTKKYYAVKVVRNIKKYTKSAKIEADILKKIQNDDFKNNNIVKYHGRFMYYDHMCLVFEPLGPSLYEIITKNNYNGFHLEDIKLYCIEMLKALNYLRKICLTHTDLKPENILLDDPYFEKTLVSVRRATDGKRVDIYRTKSTGIKLIDFGCATFKDGYHGSIINTRQYRAPEVILNLGWDVSSDMWSFGCVLAEMYTGDLLFRTHEHLEHLALMEAIIQPIPKKMISDAIRTNGAKYINRDHLRLAWPENASSFESIKYVKRCLPLYKLIRNDLFCDFLYSVLQIDPALRSSPAELLKHRFLQESYEYY; encoded by the coding sequence ATGATCCAAGAGAACAACAAGGACTGTAATGACAAGTACAGCAGTAAATATAGAGAATATAATTATTACAGGAATTATATAAGCGATATAAAAGGCAAGTATATGGGTTTCGGAAATATGCAAAGGGATAGCCCGAACGCAGGCAGGTATTTTAATGACCCTCAAAGGAACAACAATTACTACTACTACAACCGGGAGGGAAACCTGCACAACAGCGCATACAGAAATTCTTACAGAAATTCGTACAGAAATTCGATCAGAAACTCCATCAGAAATTCGAACAGAAATTCATACAAAGATTTGCACAAAAATTTGTATGAAAATTCGTACCAATGCTCGTACCATAACGGGTACCATGATTCGCACAACCACCTGTACAATAGCGGCTTCGACAATGCCTACAGGAACGAGTACAGCAACGAATACAACAATGCGTATGGCAATTCCTACGGGAGCGGTTTGAAGCTgcttaaggggaaaaggatCAGGAGTTTCAACAGCAGTAGCAACTCCAGTCGGAAAGGAAAGCTCTttaagaaatttaaaaactaTGATGTGGACGAAAATATGATCAGAGCGTataaaaatgggaggaaACGCAGCTACTCGTCCATGAGGGAAATAGATGATCATGAACAGAGACACCATAAGGTGTATCTAGAATCCAAGTACGACCACGAGGAGTATCaaaataattacataaaAGGATTTAATGtgagcagaaaaagaaactacTATTcttataagaaaaaattgtacaatagtgataaaagaaattatgaCACCCACTTTGGACAGGGAAATATCTTTTACAATAATGAATATTACTTATTTAACGACGGCTCTAtgttgaagaggaaaaaaatgtattatgGCAATAAAAATAGCTTCAGAACAAATTCTAGGAGCTATAATGGGCACCTAGACAGAATGAATAATAGAAGGAAAGATTCCCATCGAAATGGGAAGTGTAAAGCGACGGCTGCGCATCCGAAGGAGACAGGAAGTTGGGGAAGGGGACCAAGTGCATCTAGTGCAACGAGTGCAGATAGCACGGTGAGAGAATGCAACTATAAAGACAAGGATGGCAAATCTAATAAATCATTCAAGTTAAAAAATAGCGATACGACACGAGATGATGGTACAGGGAAATCAAATATGAGGGATGAAATTATGGGAAATAGGAGGAATCTCGCCGCGTGCAttgataaggaaaaaggatCACATCAGTCACCTCGTAAGTATACTCGAGGtgtaaggaaaagaaaaaaggctCCCGACAGTTATAGTGGTACGAGAAGTGGACGTCGGAGCAGGCGAAGGAGCACACAACGAAGAAGGCGCAGAAAAGATAGTCTCAGTAGCAATGACGGAACAGGCACAAGTTCTTTTTCACAAAGAGGGAGCAGCTACTCCTcagttgaaaataaaaaaaaacactatTCGGATAGGTACAGTAGTGAGTCCGACGAGTATACCCCGTCGGATGAATCAACGGATGATATATCGTCGAGGAAAAAACACAACCACAAAAGAAACAGAACGAAAATTTCAGATATGGATGATAATAGctataggaagaaaaaaaaaaagaaaaaagaaaattacgaCTCAGATGACGAAATTGTACACTTCAGttggaaaaagggaatggtCTTAAACAACTGTTACGTGGTGATACGAAAAATGGGGGAGGGAACCTTCGGAAGAGTTCTTCTCTGTCAGCACATGGACACAAAGAAGTATTACGCGGTGAAGGTAGTACGAAATATTAAGAAGTATACAAAATCTGCAAAGATAGAAGCAgatattttgaagaaaattcaaaatgatgattttaaaaataataatattgtAAAATACCATGGAAGGTTTATGTACTACGATCACATGTGTCTGGTTTTCGAACCCCTGGGTCCATCTCTCTACGAAATTATCACCAAAAATAACTACAACGGGTTTCATTTGGAGGATATTAAGCTTTATTGCATTGAAATGTTGAAAGCATTGAATTATCTCCGCAAAATATGTTTAACGCACACCGATTTAAAGccagaaaatattttgctaGACGACCCCTATTTTGAGAAAACCTTAGTGAGTGTTAGAAGAGCTACAGATGGAAAGAGGGTTGATATTTATAGAACTAAATCTACGGGAATCAAATTGATAGATTTTGGTTGTGCCACATTTAAGGATGGATACCATGGATCTATTATAAACACAAGACAATATCGTGCTCCGGAAGTTATCTTAAATTTAGGATGGGATGTGTCAAGTGATATGTGGAGTTTTGGTTGTGTATTGGCTGAAATGTACACAGGGGATCTTCTCTTTAGAACCCATGAGCATTTAGAGCACTTAGCTTTGATGGAAGCTATCATTCAGCCAATtcccaaaaaaatgataagcgATGCGATCAGAACAAATGGGGccaaatatataaataggGATCATCTAAGATTGGCTTGGCCAGAAAATGCTTCCAGTTTTGAGTCCATTAAGTACGTCAAGAGGTGCCTTCCGCTGTACAAACTTATAAGGAATGATTTATTTTGCGACTTTTTGTATAGCGTACTGCAGATCGACCCCGCGTTGAGGTCATCCCCCGCCGAGCTGTTGAAGCACAGGTTTCTGCAGGAGAGTTATGAATACTACTAG
- a CDS encoding ATP-dependent RNA helicase MAK5, putative, protein MHEIEQNRPESKMIFKPFAVKTPLLKELRKKGLVSIEVADAGSVKVLTEDDLEGSPQEGETSATNKERIKRKKINGNKNGSKLSPSKRSKKRKRENVDQTNSKEDDSKKVMKKSIEKKNPKSTDGNELTLEEIDSQGEDTHRGLKRRKKKRGRKKKKPKNGSTGCNEEGVSIDQAACSIDSTTTSPTKGEAPKRERFDIQKVIQNEENFKGTDQVKYKVHYVRWNMNGKLHLLYSIMKSLHDAKFWKPTEIQKQTLEHSINLKNDIIVVSKTGTGKTLTFCIPILNNIVKNKLREYQKKGSCISKLRCLILVPTRELAIQILSHFSYINKYTHIYIATIIGGLNLNKQKRIISNKPEILVCTPGRLKYFLLLSDKINYLDKMKHVRYFACDEIDKMIETSFMRDINFIAKHLYKSVAQKKKFIQTFLLSATLGLSVHLQNENLAKLLNYVTIRKEKSCIINLADDHLVDGPSRGEAGSILPDGLSLNVVKCERKNIIHKLFYLLKMYFLTDSMGQPTDDTNQLNRNGDSAEHGEVKKIVIFVNTIKETKDLNSIFRFLFFDQGLESSVPKKYRCGMSLKERINIFSIHSKQSLKERMQSISKFSQSTNHSVMFCTDVLSRGIDLDKCDVIIQLSCPVSDITFVHRSGRTARNFKTGTCICFITDDEIARWKSSLKKIGLIFENLQELEMVKRISNHEQTKINSAILCCNKMIELQNKIKDNKNKSLLSKLAREAELEDEEGSSSDSDNPSGKITNETILKQLLRLKKELYSTLYGK, encoded by the exons ATGCACGAAATAGAGCAGAATAGACCAGAAAGCAAAATGATTTTTAAGCCCTTTGCTGTGAAGACTCCCCTCCTCAAAGA GCTTCGCAAAAAAGGACTGGTGTCCATCGAAGTCGCGGATGCGGGAAGCGTAAAGGTTCTAACCGAAGACGATTTGGAAGGTTCACCCCAGGAAGGTGAAACGAGTGCGACTAacaaggaaagaataaaaagaaaaaaaattaatggaaacaaaaatgggagCAAGTTATCTCCTAGTaaaagaagtaaaaagagaaaacgaGAAAATGTTGACCAGACAAATTCGAAGGAGGATGATTCTAAAAAAGTTATGAAAAAGtcaattgagaaaaaaaatcccaaGAGCACCGATGGTAATGAACTCACCCTCGAAGAAATTGACAGTCAAGGGGAAGACACCCATAGAGGGttaaagaggaggaaaaaaaaaagagggagaaaaaaaaaaaaaccaaaaaaTGGCTCTACGGGATGTAATGAGGAGGGCGTTTCCATCGATCAGGCCGCCTGCTCCATCGACTCCACAACCACTTCCCCCACAAAGGGGGAGGCGCCCAAGAGGGAAAGATTCGACATACAAAAAGTGATCCAGAATGAAGAGAACTTCAAAGGCACGGACCAAGTCAAGTACAAGGTGCACTACGTCAGGTGGAACATGAATGGAAAACTCCACCTCTTGTATAGCATAATGAAATCATTACATGACGCCAAATTCTGGAAGCCAACAGAAATACAAAAGCAGACCCTAGAGCACTCCATAAATCTTAAGAATGACATAATAGTAGTGTCCAAAACGGGAACGGGAAAAACGCTAACCTTCTGTATACCCATATTAAACAATAtagtaaaaaacaaattaagagaataccaaaaaaagggaagctgCATTTCCAAACTTAGGTGCCTTATATTAGTCCCAACAAGAGAACTAGCCATTCAAATTTTAAGCCATTTCAGCTACATAAATAAGTACACACACATTTACATCGCAACAATTATTGGAGGATTAAACCTTAATAAGCAGAAAAGAATTATATCGAACAAACCAGAAATCTTAGTTTGTACCCCAGGAAGATTGAAGTACTTTTTACTCCTAAGTGATAAGATAAACTATTTGGATAAAATGAAACACGTCAGATATTTTGCATGCGACGAAATTGACAAGATGATAGAAACGTCTTTCATGAGGGACATCAATTTTATTGCTAAACATTTGTACAAATCCGTggcgcagaagaaaaaatttattcaaacttttcttctttccgcTACTTTAGGGCTATCAGTCCatttgcaaaatgaaaatctAGCCAAATTATTAAATTATGTTACtataaggaaagaaaaatcttGTATTATCAATTTGGCTGATGATCACTTGGTAGACGGCCCCTCGAGGGGTGAGGCAGGTAGCATCCTCCCCGATGGTCTCTCCCTAAACGTAGTTAAatgcgaaaggaaaaatataatacacaaacttttttaccttctcaAGATGTACTTTCTAACCGATTCAATGGGCCAACCTACAGACGACACCAATCAGTTAAACCGCAACGGTGATAGTGCTGAACATggagaggtaaaaaaaatcgtaATCTTTGTGAACACTATAAAGGAAACTAAAGACCTAAATAGCATATTTAgatttttattctttgaCCAAGGGTTAGAGTCATCCGTTCCAAAAAAATACCGTTGCGGTATGTCGCTAAAGGAACGAATAAACATTTTCTCTATACATTCCAAACAGTCTCTCAAGGAGCGCATGCAAAgcatttcaaaattttctcAATCAACCAATCATTCCGTTATGTTTTGCACTGATGTACTAAGTAGAGGAATTGACCTAGATAAATGTGACGTTATAATTCAGCTCAGCTGTCCTGTTTCGGATATCACCTTTGTACATCGATCTGGCCGCACGGCTAGAAATTTCAAGACAG GCACCTGCATCTGCTTTATCACGGACGATGAAATTGCGCGCTGGAAAAGTTCACTCAAAAAAATAGGCCTCATTTTCGAGAATCTGCAAGAACTAGAAATGGTGAAGCGAATCAGCAATCACGAACAAACCAAAATAAACAGTGCAATTCTCTGTTGCAACAAAATGATAGAattgcaaaataaaattaaagacaataaaaataaatcccTCTTAAGCAAGCTAGCTAGAGAAGCTGAATtggaagacgaagaaggaaGCTCCTCAGATTCGGACAACCCATCTGGGAAAATAACAAACGAAACCATTCTGAAGCAGTTGCTACGCCTGAAGAAAGAGCTGTACAGTACACTCTACGGGAAGTAG
- a CDS encoding ribosomal protein S29, mitochondrial, putative: MPPFFSPPWLKGKMKIPLGCVRPFNTYNIPSIINNTKVHRTYRENRKRNEDDLMKIYNKELVAFPYDEERFNKLLNIHGTARKKNVADFFFNPQMYINVKNDRVMNVTPSHFAIGNVDKCFLFEKEYLDSFFPEGLAGELPKDILMHDGGGTHRESGTQAKGKEAFPDGDHQNDNLDLFLRELEKNHMVPDERMIKNAQNLKGVGLLFRKLAYEIVDELKHFGENYKLCKRRDSYKLDSYFAKKGECASYYDGGDPNGDSTEESYNFGSNDASNFGSNDAGNFGSNYNGRSYKSRSFLIDGKRGTGKSCILNTIVLWAKLNQWFVIFVPDIKKYKFDINTIVRSNTNLYIQPELSRQFLEDIVKTNESFLKKLKVDKKILENTCLDGTHLLYNKKIYDEIIRKTIDAEIVNDEENYKALNEREKNLYMQKLYKFYYDNVKIPNLLDKFSVPPNLLELAHIGINNVSYANLCIYALFEHLKRQTEFPILIAVDQFNFNLSVSEYLSINFENTKYNGYIPTYYFTIPKLLLKWDANKYKRCVKIVSTCWDRENRRNFRPELLGIHKRDVKTARNFTLREFKNFVSHLYNQNVIYNFDVNKLEYFYMLTGGNGFQARKLLTTLY; encoded by the exons atgcccccctttttctctcccccctgGCTAAAAGGAAAGATGAAAATTCCCCTGGGCTGTGTGCGCCCATTCAACACGTACAACATCCCGTCCATTATCAACAACACTAAGGTGCACAGAACGTATAGAGAAAACCGCAAACGAAATGAAGACGACTTGATGAAAATTTATAACAAAGAATTGGTGGCATTCCCGTATGATGAGGAAAGATTTAATAAGCTGCTAAATATTCATGGGAcagcgagaaaaaaaaatgtggccgattttttcttcaatccACAGATGTATATCAATGTGAAGAATGACAGGGTAATGAATGTCACCCCTTCCCATTTCGCCATTGGAAATGTGGATAAGTGTTTCCTGTTCGAGAAGGAGTATTTGGACAGTTTTTTCCCTGAGGGGTTAGCGGGGGAGTTACCCAAGGATATCTTGATGCACGATGGGGGGGGCACCCATCGGGAAAGCGGTACACAAGccaaaggaaaggaggcctTCCCCGATGGTGATCACCAAAATGATAACCTCGACTTGTTTCTGCGAGAACTAGAAAAGAATCATATGGTGCCAGATGAACGCATGATAAAGAATGCGCAAAATTTGAAGGGAGTAGGGCTGTTGTTCAGAAAATTGGCGTACGAAATTGTAGACGAGTTGAAACATTTTGGAGAGAATTACAAATTGTGCAAACGGAGAGATTCCTACAAGTTGGATAGCTATTTTGCCAAAAAAGGTGAATGTGCTAGCTACTATGATGGTGGTGATCCGAATGGAGACTCAACTGAGGAATCATACAACTTCGGGAGCAATGATGCAAGCAACTTCGGGAGCAACGATGCAGGCAACTTCGGGAGCAACTACAACGGGAGGTCCTACAAAAGTAGAAGCTTCCTAATAGacggaaaaaggggaacagGAAAGAGCTGCATCCTAAACACCATAGTTCTGTGGGCAAAGTTAAACCAATGGTTTGTTATATTCGTCCccgatataaaaaaatataaatttgaCATTAACACGATTGTCCGAAGTAATACGAACTTGTACATTCAGCCAGAACTTAGCAGACAATTTCTGGAAGACATagtaaaaacaaatgaatcctttttaaaaaagttaaaagttgataaaaaaattctcgaAAATACCTGCCTAGATGGAACACATTTATtgtacaataaaaaaatttatgatgAAATAATCAGAAAAACCATCGATGCAGAAATAgtaaatgatgaagaaaattataaggCCTtaaatgaaagggaaaagaatttgtacatgcaaaaattgtacaaattTTATTATGATAATGTAAAAATACCAAATTTATTGGATAAATTTTCAGTACCTCCTAATTTGTTAGAATTAGCACATATTGGTATAAATAATGTGTCATATGCTAACCTGTGCATTTATGCATTGTTTGAACATTTGAAAAGGCAAACTGAATTCCCCATTCTGATTGCTGTAGATCAGTTCAACTTCAACCTCAGTGTTTCAGAATATCTTTCcatcaattttgaaaatacaaaatataATGGGTACATTCCTACGTACTATTTCACTATTCCTAAATTGCTACTAAAGTGGGAcgcaaataaatataaaaggtGCGTTAAAATTGTTTCCACCTGTTGGGACAgagaaaatagaagaaatttCAGGCCAGAATTATTGGGAATACACAAAAGGGATGTTAAAACAGCTCGTAATTTCACCCTCCGCGAGTTTAAGAATTTTGTTTCCCATTTGTACAACCAGAATGTCATATACAATTTCGATGTAAATAAGTTGGAATACTTCTACATGCTCACTG gaggAAATGGTTTTCAGGCAAGAAAGCTCTTAACCACATTGTACTGA
- a CDS encoding histidine--tRNA ligase, putative: MSISVYKNKIFNTKDVVDVCIHQRHLKLESSSFKDSVYKLNEHKRSVDELAKGDGLFINQANVNVGGENAPKEGGQIGQGKCRSYHMDELKCLYFFFLINMLRFKNSLDLNLIRSVCCSINSTSECICGVEESCSSSIVPLPNKPSQEGFPHSEVLKQFFISNLKKCAKLEYNLNDFNMCISVVLENCSIVFLNAYKTVFLCKYLTCCLCNVLELFQINCDVLFKNAFNNNVNNSNIQSVNELISKIKWMTHDSKVEKNKELSKSLSANLLLFVYTQSKLTDDGEYFMYLINQNFKNSIDSYRSEYTDEMNSLNSYITMLCKNMNDTLAVHIRNMLDITSKVVPLFVAKMNEFLKTNEQIVQEHADLKKPLSNGFILLDDSIAEGSTSSGSILSKLYEEKYLKSIEERFHQMLYPNELQKFSEMNSIFCELLILLTDIIIQTNIMYDIKAYNKALAQVLKNKKVSGGVHHIGVGCLEFKNFLYSLMGERGDSQLGTSKPTEGESNEMIPMSARKIVINNSFPSLRRKLNVYKLDEQIEQVLIQKNINFNLKVPKGAKDFTGEDMQLRNIFFDFIKKKFLLHGAVEIDTPVFELKETLTDKYGEDSKLIFDLKEQGGENLSLRYDLTVPLYRFVNTNNLNSLKRFHIGKVYRRDEPSMNRGRFREFYQCDFDIVGKYDTLRTDFHILFIFWDILNNLKNVIGNFNCKINHRKILEYMLLSSNIHKDKVKTISSSIDKLDKITFQQFRDELLNEKGIPVESVDKIETYISKTLSLSPFLVIEFLRNDLSESPFEESYKNEVYQVINHLEELFELLKHFNMLNQFSFDLSLARGLDYYTGIIFEFVLLSETGVGSVAAGGRYDYLIRNKRKEYIPSVGASVGIERIIAIAEGVVKKGGLLLPPGEGGLLTKKEVTMEDAPLGKVASSVNVASSGLSLKENSVDVLICNIKKNCFKETIELCKKLWEEDISTEFIYVKDQKIQKQLVYALEKQIPLAVIIGDEIERGVIKLRELTQDKEKSAGEREIKLDDCVQEIKNYFSENLTWKQSITKALFGRPGL; this comes from the coding sequence ATGAGCATAAGCGTTTacaagaacaaaatattCAACACCAAAGATGTGGTCGATGTATGCATACACCAGAGGCACCTGAAGCTGGAGTCGTCCAGTTTTAAGGATTCCGTTTATAAATTGAACGAGCATAAAAGAAGTGTGGACGAGTTAGCAAAGGGAGATGGGTTGTTCATCAATCAAGCGAATGTAAATGTTGGGGGAGAAAATGCCCCAAAAGAAGGAGGGCAGATCGGGCAAGGAAAATGCCGCAGCTATCACATGGACGAATTGAAATgcttgtactttttttttctgataaaTATGCTACGATTTAAGAACAGTTTGGATTTAAATTTGATAAGGAGCGTTTGCTGTTCTATCAACAGCACCTCAGAATGTATCTGCGGGGTCGAGGAGTCATGTTCCTCATCAATTGTTCCTCTGCCGAATAAACCATCACAAGAGGGATTTCCTCACAGTGAAGTACTAAAACAGTTCTTCATTtcgaatttgaaaaaatgtgctAAATTGGAATACAACCTGAATGATTTCAACATGTGTATAAGTGTTGTTCTAGAAAACTGTAGCAtagtttttttaaatgcctACAAAACGGTATTCTTGTGCAAATACCTAACCTGCTGCCTATGTAACGTTCTGGAGTTATTTCAAATAAACTGTGACGTGTTATTTAAAAACGCTTTTAACAATAACGTGAATAATAGTAACATACAATCGGTGAATGAGCTGATAAGCAAAATCAAATGGATGACACATGATTCTAAGGTGGAGAAGAATAAGGAGTTGTCCAAAAGTTTAAGCGCAAACTTGTTATTGTTTGTTTATACGCAAAGTAAACTAACGGACGACGGGGAATATTTTATGTACCTAATAAATCAAAATTTTAAGAACAGCATAGATAGCTATAGAAGTGAGTACACAGACGAAATGAACTCGTTAAATAGCTATATCACCATgttgtgtaaaaatatgaatgatACCCTTGCGGTCCACATTAGGAATATGCTTGATATTACATCCAAGGTGGTGCCATTATTCGTTGCGAAGATGAACGAATTTCTTAAgacgaatgaacaaattgttCAAGAGCACGCAGATCTGAAGAAACCTCTGTCAAATGGATTTATACTGCTAGATGACAGCATCGCTGAAGGAAGCACATCATCAGGTTCCATCCTCTCCAAGTTGTATGAAGAGAAATATTTAAAGAGCATCGAAGAGAGATTCCACCAGATGCTATATCCCAACGAGTTGCAAAAGTTTAGCGAAATGAACAGCATATTTTGCGAGTTGCTAATTCTACTGACAGATATTATTATTCAGACGAACATTATGTACGACATAAAGGCATATAACAAGGCATTAGCCCAAgtgttgaaaaataaaaaagtgtcTGGAGGCGTTCACCACATAGGGGTAGGGTGTCTTGAGTTTAAGAATTTTCTCTACTCCCTGATGGGAGAAAGGGGGGACTCCCAGTTGGGCACTTCTAAACCAACAGAGGGAGAATCAAACGAAATGATACCCATGAGTGCAAGAAAAATTGTTATCAataattcctttccttcgttAAGGAGAAAGTTAAATGTGTACAAATTGGATGAGCAAATAGAGCAAGTACTAATCCAGAAGAATATCAATTTTAATTTGAAGGTTCCAAAAGGTGCTAAAGACTTTACAGGAGAAGACATGCAATTGAGAAATATCTTTTTCGATTttataaagaagaaatttttacTACACGGGGCAGTAGAAATAGATACTCCCGTTTTTGAACTAAAGGAAACCTTAACAGATAAATATGGAGAAGACTCTAAATTAATATTCGATTTAAAGGaacaaggaggagaaaatctATCTCTTAGATATGATCTAACTGTTCCTTTATATCGCTTTGTCAACACAAATAATTTGAATTCTCTAAAAAGGTTTCATATAGGAAAAGTGTACCGGAGAGATGAACCTAGCATGAACAGAGGCAGGTTTAGAGAATTCTATCAATGTGATTTTGACATCGTAGGAAAATATGACACTCTCCGTACAGATTTCcatattttgttcatattttgggacattttaaataatttaaaaaatgtcattGGTAATTTTAACTGCAAAATAAATCATAGAAAAATCTTAGAATACATGCTTCTCTCCAGTAATATTCACAAGGATAAGGTAAAAACAATTTCCAGCAGTATAGACAAATTGGATAAAATAACGTTTCAGCAATTTCGGGATGAGTTATTAAATGAGAAAGGAATCCCTGTGGAATCGGTAGATAAAATCGAAACGTATATTTCGAAGACGTTAAGTTTGTCACCCTTTTTAGTCATCGAATTTTTGAGAAACGATTTAAGTGAATCCCCTTTTGAAGAAtcttacaaaaatgaagtatATCAAGTTATAAATCATTTAGAGGAACTTTTTGAGTTGTTAAAACATTTTAATATGCTTAATCAATTTTCTTTTGATTTATCCCTCGCCAGGGGCTTGGATTATTACACGGGAATTATATTCGAATTTGTTCTCCTGTCCGAGACGGGAGTAGGGAGTGTAGCTGCAGGCGGGAGATATGATTACTTGATAAGAAACAAGCGAAAGGAGTATATCCCATCTGTTGGCGCTTCTGTGGGTATTGAGAGGATCATTGCCATCGCTGAGGGGGTGGTAAAGAAGGGTGGCTTGCTTCTGCCTCCAGGGGAGGGTGGCCTCCTTACTAAGAAGGAAGTAACGATGGAGGATGCTCCCTTAGGGAAGGTTGCTTCATCGGTGAATGTCGCTTCTTCTGGCCTATCCCTGAAGGAAAATTCGGTAGATGTCCTCATTTGCAACATCAAGAAAAATTGCTTTAAGGAGACCATCGAGCTGTGTAAAAAGTTGTGGGAGGAGGACATATCGACGGAATTCATCTACGTGAAGGACCAGAAGATACAGAAGCAGCTGGTTTATGCCTTGGAGAAGCAGATTCCCCTGGCCGTCATAATTGGCGATGAAATTGAAAGGGGTGTTATCAAACTACGAGAGTTGACACAGGACAAGGAGAAGTCGGCGGGGGAACGGGAAATCAAGTTAGATGATTGTGTGCaggagataaaaaattactttaGTGAAAACCTGACCTGGAAGCAGAGTATCACGAAGGCTCTGTTTGGCAGACCGGGGTTGTAG